The following coding sequences lie in one Candidatus Dormiibacterota bacterium genomic window:
- a CDS encoding LPO_1073/Vpar_1526 family protein, translating into MPDLIGPILNDPLVHQIGSDALSSATDALVNLGVKKGGVVLARFFKLRFLLAPEDEITLALERLDSFTHLLDSRIERLEKLGFLDANDLDKRFRQPGITAALGSAFDCAVETDQSLKQAALAGIVAQRLASDEQGLAAKVTRLAIAAIRDLTVNELRLVGLIHLLHMNLMAGREINDNNVATERSIFASSLHVYVEPLVETPVGDFDLQHLRALGVIQYDDTATMMSLGTPRVLSSTVIDFPGPWEDPNTTKLIKKITERSHGDIKRGVIPLQKCTVSPMGIAIAMSVLSDIVGAECDLQTLFDSQSQ; encoded by the coding sequence ATGCCTGATCTAATCGGCCCCATACTCAATGATCCGCTAGTTCACCAGATTGGCAGCGACGCCCTCAGCTCTGCAACGGATGCGCTGGTAAATCTGGGAGTCAAGAAGGGCGGAGTTGTGCTCGCTCGGTTTTTCAAGCTACGATTTCTGCTTGCCCCCGAGGACGAAATAACTCTCGCTTTAGAACGGCTCGATTCGTTCACCCACTTGCTTGACAGCCGAATCGAAAGACTTGAGAAGCTGGGGTTTCTCGACGCGAATGATCTTGATAAGAGGTTTCGCCAGCCTGGTATTACCGCAGCACTTGGCAGTGCTTTCGACTGTGCAGTCGAAACAGATCAATCTCTCAAACAAGCCGCCCTGGCCGGAATTGTGGCTCAACGGCTGGCTTCTGATGAGCAAGGCCTCGCGGCGAAGGTCACTCGCTTAGCAATAGCTGCGATTCGGGATCTGACCGTAAATGAATTGCGTCTTGTTGGCTTGATCCATTTGCTGCATATGAATCTAATGGCTGGTCGCGAAATTAACGACAATAACGTTGCGACTGAACGTTCCATTTTTGCGAGCTCGCTCCATGTTTATGTTGAACCGTTGGTTGAAACGCCCGTTGGAGACTTCGATCTCCAGCACCTTCGTGCCCTGGGAGTAATACAATACGACGATACTGCGACTATGATGAGCCTCGGTACCCCACGCGTTCTTTCAAGCACGGTCATTGATTTTCCGGGTCCTTGGGAAGACCCCAATACCACCAAGCTAATCAAAAAAATAACCGAGCGCTCACACGGCGACATAAAACGAGGCGTCATCCCGCTCCAGAAATGCACGGTGTCGCCGATGGGAATCGCAATAGCGATGTCCGTGCTATCTGATATCGTCGGCGCTGAATGCGATCTCCAGACACTGTTTGATTCCCAAAGCCAATAG